The Podospora pseudopauciseta strain CBS 411.78 chromosome 7 map unlocalized CBS411.78m_7.2, whole genome shotgun sequence genome contains a region encoding:
- a CDS encoding uncharacterized protein (COG:S; EggNog:ENOG503P65I), whose protein sequence is MSRPRGLQPPTRSGEPPLIEEPGSSRGWITDDQISHHGASSHAPQPTISQEPSWQYSLQSIMTPPVTSYDGIPLPAPRTFSENESSRATAGYKDKNRDIEGEGELPPEEDVVVPEYSHSAYNYGTWSAADDRTLVLARSRGKHWVELQRTYFPTKTANACRKRYERLMERRGALEQDGQRLERISHEYMALRKQMWTPLADRVGEKWEVVEAACMSAGIRTIQSNARSHTNRWRKESRASQKGREAPLLLPRGPLNTGTPTLPTSEMGSTDMAGDLESPIPLQGPVHYQPHRDVGFMPPPPFPLSSSGSLPVDGTTPSIPFAGYLHVKSTRRPVVSRTNTEGRSTGAELGWNTSN, encoded by the coding sequence ATGTCAAGACCACGAGGCCTTCAGCCCCCAACCAGAAGTGGAGAACCTCCGTTAATAGAGGAACCCGGATCTTCCAGGGGCTGGATTACCGACGACCAGATCAGCCATCACGGGGCCTCGTCACATGCGCCACAGCCGACTATTTCGCAAGAGCCAAGCTGGCAGTACTCCTTGCAGTCGATAATGACGCCTCCAGTCACTTCATATGATGGGATACCATTGCCAGCGCCGAGAACGTTTAGCGAGAACGAAAGCTCCAGAGCCACTGCAGGATACAAGGACAAAAACAGAGATAtagagggggaaggggaactGCCCCCAGAAGAAGATGTTGTTGTTCCAGAGTACTCTCACTCAGCCTACAACTACGGAACTTGGAGTGCGGCGGATGATAGAACGCTTGTACTGGCGCGGTCCCGTGGCAAGCACTGGGTGGAATTGCAACGAACCTACTTTCCGACCAAGACGGCGAATGCGTGCCGCAAACGATACGAACGGCTTATGGAGAGACGAGGCGCACTTGAACAAGACGGTCAAAGGCTAGAGCGCATTTCTCACGAGTACATGGCCCTGCGTAAGCAGATGTGGACTCCGCTGGCGGATCGGGTGGGGGAGAAatgggaggtggttgaggcgGCGTGTATGTCGGCTGGCATCCGCACCATTCAGTCCAACGCCCGCTCGCATACAAATCGATGGCGGAAAGAGAGTCGGGCATCTCAGAAAGGCCGCGAAGCTCCGTTGCTACTCCCGCGAGGCCCTCTCAACACCGGCACGCCGACGTTGCCCACGTCAGAAATGGGTTCAACAGACATGGCTGGGGACTTGGAATCACCTATCCCTCTTCAAGGGCCAGTGCATTACCAGCCTCACAGGGATGTTGGTTTTATGCCACCCCCGCCGTTTCCTCTCTCGAGCAGCGGATCGCTACCAGTAGATGGGACAACGCCCTCAATACCTTTTGCTGGGTACCTGCATGTCAAGTCTACCAGACGACCAGTTGTTTCCCGGACGAACACAGAAGGGCGTAGTACAGGAGCAGAGCTTGGTTGGAACACGAGCAACTAA